In Abyssibacter profundi, the sequence TTCCGGTGCGGACGAAATCGGCCAGCTCGCACGTGATTTCAACACCATGCTGGCGCGCATTCAGCACCGGGATGCCGACATTCTGGCCGCGCAGAAACGCCTGGCCACCCAGGTCGAGGAAACCCGGACCGCCAACCGCGAACTCGAGCAGACCATGGATCAGCTGCAAACAGCCCAAACCCAGCTGGTCCAAACCGAAAAACTCGCTTCGCTGGGCGGACTGGTCGCCGGCGTCGCGCATGAGATCAATACCCCGGTCGGTGTCGGGGTAACGGCGGCTTCGACGTTGCGAGCAGCCGCCGAGCAGCTGGTCGAGCGCCTGGCCGCGGGCACGCTGAAACGCTCGCATCTGAGCGAATTCACCTCGACGGCCGACGATGCCACCCGCATCATTCTCAGCAACCTGCACCGTGCTTCTGAGCTGGTGCAAAGCTTTAAACAAGTCGCGGTCGACCAGTCCAGCGCGGAGCGCCGACACTTCAACCTCAAGGAATATGTGGACGAGGTGCTGCTAAGCCTGACGCCCCGGCTGAAGAAAACGCCGCACCAGGTCACCACCGAGATTCCGGAAGACCTGATGCTGGACTCCTACCCAGGTGCGCTGGCGCAGATTCTGACCAACCTGGTCACCAACGCCTTGATTCATGCCTTCGATGACCGGCGCCCGGGCACCATTACGGTCCAGGCACAGGCCGAAGGCGAGCAGCTTCGGTTGATCTGCAGCGACGATGGCTGCGGCATGTCGCCCGATCACCGGAAGAAGCTCTTCGACCCGTTCTTCACCACCAAGCGCGGGGCCGGCGGCAGCGGACTGGGCATGCATATCGTGTTCAATCTGGTGACCCAGGCCCTGCAAGGCCGTATTACCGTGGAGACCGAGCCCGGTCAGGGCACACGCTACGACATGCTGATTCCGCTGCGTG encodes:
- a CDS encoding ATP-binding protein; the encoded protein is MLRNQPIGRKLTVIAMVAAAAGLLLAAGALIWLAYQSELRASERNLQTIGTLMAANSTAALSFNDPSTATEVLATLDATPAIVRACLYAEGEPAVFASFQRPESADCQTGEVQLDGVVTARLPVQLLGETLGHLQLTATLAPVYAQLRQQVQLTLTVLIGSLLVTVPLMTRLQRMITDPVLHLGTVARQVSETRDYSLRAQDSGADEIGQLARDFNTMLARIQHRDADILAAQKRLATQVEETRTANRELEQTMDQLQTAQTQLVQTEKLASLGGLVAGVAHEINTPVGVGVTAASTLRAAAEQLVERLAAGTLKRSHLSEFTSTADDATRIILSNLHRASELVQSFKQVAVDQSSAERRHFNLKEYVDEVLLSLTPRLKKTPHQVTTEIPEDLMLDSYPGALAQILTNLVTNALIHAFDDRRPGTITVQAQAEGEQLRLICSDDGCGMSPDHRKKLFDPFFTTKRGAGGSGLGMHIVFNLVTQALQGRITVETEPGQGTRYDMLIPLRAPDRPAPPSQDPRS